A genomic stretch from Desulfolutivibrio sulfodismutans DSM 3696 includes:
- a CDS encoding Ni/Fe hydrogenase subunit alpha, whose product MAKPAKDKAVSTAKKINVHYLTRVEGHGNIIAEVDEAGTVTSCRWEVPEAPRFFEAMMLGRTYHDVHHIASRICGICSIGHQLASLQATEEALGVMVSEQTLILRKLALHGENIQSHLLHVGYLVLPDLLGVDSVIPLASTHREELLHLVKSRAMSNEFCRLVSGRTTHPQRLMVGGMAKLPSEEDLLKLREILVGAVPEMRAVVDLFAAVKGNFPDFTRETEYVGLSSPSEYGLYWGEVASTAAPRRPAALYQDVAREYCVPSSTAKWSKGVEGPYMVGALARFNINSGQLNASGREAAEKLGLKAPSYNPYYISLAQVVEVVHSIEDAITLTDRLLERGVQAEKPQVVRCAPGRGVGAVEVPRGLLFHAYEYDENGRVTHADCVIPTNQNHANIQKDLEALTPLIAREDKAAVELKLSMLVRAYDPCISCSTHRLDLSEGEGLVRFVPAGKAGLKEG is encoded by the coding sequence ATGGCCAAGCCAGCCAAGGACAAAGCCGTGAGTACGGCCAAAAAGATCAATGTGCATTACCTGACCCGGGTGGAAGGCCACGGCAACATCATCGCCGAGGTGGACGAGGCCGGGACCGTGACCTCCTGCCGCTGGGAGGTGCCCGAGGCCCCGCGCTTTTTCGAGGCCATGATGCTCGGGCGTACCTATCACGATGTCCATCATATCGCCTCGCGCATCTGCGGCATCTGCTCCATCGGCCATCAGTTGGCCTCGCTCCAGGCCACGGAAGAGGCCCTGGGGGTCATGGTCTCGGAGCAGACGCTGATTCTGCGCAAGCTGGCCCTGCACGGCGAGAACATCCAAAGCCATCTGCTGCACGTCGGCTATCTGGTGCTTCCCGACCTTCTGGGGGTCGATTCGGTGATCCCCCTGGCCTCCACCCATCGCGAGGAACTGTTGCATCTGGTCAAGTCCCGGGCCATGTCCAACGAGTTCTGCCGTTTGGTGTCCGGACGCACCACCCATCCCCAGCGGCTCATGGTCGGCGGTATGGCCAAGTTGCCCAGCGAGGAGGATCTCCTCAAGCTTCGGGAAATCCTCGTCGGGGCCGTGCCCGAGATGCGGGCCGTGGTGGACCTCTTTGCGGCGGTCAAAGGCAATTTTCCCGATTTCACGCGGGAGACGGAATATGTGGGCCTGTCCTCGCCCTCGGAATACGGCCTGTATTGGGGCGAGGTGGCCTCGACGGCCGCCCCCAGGCGTCCGGCCGCGCTGTATCAGGACGTGGCCCGGGAATATTGCGTGCCGTCGTCCACGGCCAAATGGTCCAAGGGCGTGGAGGGGCCGTACATGGTCGGGGCTCTGGCCCGTTTCAACATCAACAGCGGCCAGCTCAACGCCTCCGGTCGCGAGGCGGCGGAAAAGCTCGGCCTGAAAGCACCGAGTTACAATCCGTATTACATATCGCTAGCGCAAGTCGTCGAGGTTGTTCATTCGATTGAAGATGCCATAACGCTTACGGACAGGCTTCTGGAGCGCGGGGTGCAGGCCGAAAAGCCGCAGGTCGTGCGGTGTGCGCCGGGTCGTGGCGTGGGCGCGGTGGAGGTGCCGCGCGGGCTTTTGTTCCACGCCTACGAATATGACGAAAACGGGCGGGTGACCCACGCCGACTGCGTGATTCCCACCAACCAGAACCATGCCAACATCCAGAAGGATCTGGAGGCCCTGACCCCGCTGATCGCCCGGGAGGACAAGGCCGCTGTGGAGCTCAAGCTCAGCATGCTGGTGCGGGCCTACGACCCGTGTATTTCCTGCTCCACGCACCGTTTGGACCTTTCGGAAGGCGAGGGGCTGGTGCGGTTCGTCCCGGCTGGAAAAGCCGGTCTGAAAGAGGGCTGA
- the ilvD gene encoding dihydroxy-acid dehydratase, which yields MRGKLMTQGLEKAPHRSLLHALGLTREEMDRPLIGVVNAANEIIPGHIHLNTLADAVKAGIRMAGGTPMAFPAIGVCDGLAMNHAGMRFSLPSREIIADSIEIMASAHPFDALVMIPNCDKIVPAMLMAMLRLDIPAIMVSGGPMLPGKVRGKSCDLITVFEAVGKVSQGKMEAEELAELEESACPGCGSCAGMFTANSMNCLSESIGLALPGNGTIPAVSAARVRLAKRAGMQVMDLLAKKITPRMIVTEKSVHNAMAMDMALGCSTNTVLHLPAIFAEAALDVDLTAFDEVSRKTPNLCKLSPAGHHYLSDLDQAGGIPAVLGALAGMGLIHEDALTVTGKTVGENLADLKACVKDPDVIRVDAPYSPEGGIAILRGNLAPDGGVVKQSAVAPSMMRRTGPARVFDSEEAAIPVILAGGIKPGDVVVIRYEGPKGGPGMREMLSPTSAIMGMGLGGEVALLTDGRFSGGTRGAAIGHISPEAAEGGPIALVEEGDLIEIDIPNRVLALNVSDEELARRRAVWAPKLKKIDSPFLRRYVKTVMSAAHGARHKND from the coding sequence ATGCGTGGAAAACTCATGACCCAGGGCCTGGAGAAGGCCCCGCACCGCTCACTTTTACACGCCCTGGGACTGACCCGCGAGGAGATGGACCGGCCCCTGATCGGGGTGGTCAACGCCGCCAATGAGATCATTCCCGGCCATATCCACCTGAACACCCTGGCCGACGCGGTCAAGGCCGGAATCCGCATGGCCGGGGGCACCCCCATGGCCTTCCCGGCCATCGGGGTCTGCGACGGACTGGCCATGAACCACGCGGGCATGCGGTTTTCCCTGCCCAGCCGGGAGATCATCGCCGATTCCATCGAGATCATGGCCTCAGCCCACCCCTTCGACGCCCTGGTCATGATCCCCAACTGCGACAAGATCGTCCCGGCCATGCTCATGGCCATGCTGCGGCTGGACATCCCGGCCATCATGGTCAGCGGCGGCCCCATGCTGCCGGGGAAAGTCCGGGGCAAAAGCTGCGACCTGATCACGGTGTTCGAGGCCGTGGGCAAGGTCAGCCAGGGGAAGATGGAGGCGGAGGAACTGGCCGAGCTGGAAGAGTCGGCCTGCCCGGGCTGCGGCTCCTGCGCGGGCATGTTCACGGCCAATTCCATGAACTGTCTGTCCGAGAGCATCGGCCTGGCCCTGCCGGGCAACGGCACCATCCCGGCCGTCTCGGCCGCCCGGGTGCGGCTGGCCAAAAGGGCGGGCATGCAGGTCATGGACCTTCTGGCCAAAAAGATCACCCCGCGCATGATCGTCACCGAAAAAAGCGTGCATAACGCCATGGCCATGGACATGGCTCTGGGCTGCTCCACCAATACCGTGCTGCACCTTCCGGCCATTTTCGCCGAGGCCGCACTCGACGTGGACCTGACGGCCTTCGACGAGGTCAGCCGCAAGACCCCCAACCTGTGCAAGCTGTCCCCGGCTGGTCACCACTATCTGTCCGACCTGGATCAGGCCGGGGGGATACCGGCGGTCCTGGGGGCGTTGGCCGGGATGGGGCTGATTCATGAGGACGCCCTGACCGTGACCGGCAAGACCGTGGGCGAAAACCTGGCCGACCTGAAGGCCTGCGTGAAGGATCCGGACGTCATCCGGGTGGACGCCCCCTACAGCCCCGAGGGCGGCATCGCCATCCTGCGCGGCAACCTGGCCCCGGACGGCGGCGTGGTCAAACAATCGGCCGTAGCCCCGTCCATGATGCGCCGCACGGGACCGGCCCGGGTCTTCGACAGCGAGGAGGCGGCCATCCCGGTGATCCTGGCCGGAGGGATCAAGCCCGGGGACGTGGTGGTCATCCGCTATGAAGGCCCGAAGGGGGGACCGGGCATGCGTGAGATGCTCTCGCCCACCTCGGCCATCATGGGCATGGGTCTGGGCGGCGAGGTGGCCCTTCTGACCGACGGCCGCTTCAGCGGCGGCACGCGCGGCGCGGCCATCGGCCATATCTCTCCCGAGGCGGCCGAGGGCGGCCCCATCGCCCTGGTGGAGGAGGGCGACCTCATCGAGATCGACATTCCGAACCGCGTGCTGGCCCTCAATGTGTCTGACGAGGAACTGGCCCGGCGCCGGGCGGTCTGGGCCCCAAAACTCAAGAAAATCGATTCGCCGTTTCTGCGGCGCTATGTGAAGACGGTCATGTCTGCGGCCCATGGCGCACGCCACAAAAACGATTGA
- a CDS encoding sigma-54-dependent transcriptional regulator, with product MARLLLLDDDAVFRETMSRVLTRMGHDVACAENLKEGRIRLWAERPDVVFLDLRLPDGHGLTLMPDLKQGLDAPEVIIVTGEEDPRGAELAIKSGAWDYLQKPVTPASLALPLARALEYRAQKAAKRPRAVLKREGIVGGSRAIEECLELVAQAAESDAGVLVTGETGTGKELFARAIHANSLRANSNFVVVDCAALPETLVESVLFGHVKGAFTGADRDRDGLFRLADGGTLFLDEIGELSPAIQKVFLRVLQDGRFRAVGAKHESQSDFRLVAATNRDLGIMAERGGFREDLLYRLKTMVISLPPLRIRPEDIKPLAIHHMNRLCERYRIHTKGFSEEFFAALATHAWPGNVRELFNTLERVLLQHRDQPVLYPMHLPDDIRIRAIRAGAGGRPGAATPSGQETGGAGWGDPAQARGGEMSGEGLNDRQGEAPGDSLAWQSREGGDAGGLSAPISAWKKYRRMALDEAEHRYLRELMAASGGNVTRASALSGLSPSRLYDLLRKYGLATR from the coding sequence ATGGCCAGGCTTTTGCTTCTCGATGATGACGCGGTGTTTCGCGAAACCATGAGCCGGGTGTTGACGCGCATGGGCCATGACGTGGCCTGCGCGGAAAACCTCAAGGAGGGGCGCATCCGGCTATGGGCCGAACGCCCGGATGTGGTGTTCCTGGATCTGCGCCTGCCCGACGGGCACGGGTTGACGCTTATGCCCGATCTGAAGCAGGGCCTGGACGCGCCCGAGGTCATCATCGTCACCGGCGAGGAAGATCCCCGGGGCGCGGAACTGGCCATCAAAAGCGGGGCCTGGGACTATCTGCAAAAGCCCGTGACCCCGGCCTCCCTGGCCCTGCCCCTGGCCCGGGCCCTGGAATACCGGGCCCAGAAGGCCGCCAAGCGGCCCCGGGCCGTGCTCAAGCGCGAGGGCATCGTGGGCGGCAGCCGGGCCATCGAGGAATGCCTGGAACTGGTGGCCCAGGCCGCCGAATCCGATGCCGGGGTCTTGGTCACGGGGGAGACGGGAACGGGCAAGGAGCTTTTCGCCCGGGCCATCCACGCCAATTCCTTGCGCGCCAACAGCAATTTCGTGGTGGTGGACTGCGCCGCGCTCCCCGAAACCCTGGTGGAGAGCGTGCTCTTCGGCCACGTCAAGGGCGCGTTCACCGGAGCGGACAGGGACCGGGACGGCCTGTTCCGGCTGGCCGACGGGGGAACCCTGTTCCTGGACGAGATCGGGGAGTTGTCCCCGGCCATCCAGAAGGTGTTTCTGCGCGTGCTCCAGGACGGCCGGTTTCGGGCCGTGGGGGCCAAGCACGAATCCCAGAGCGATTTCCGGCTGGTGGCGGCCACCAACCGCGACCTGGGCATCATGGCCGAGCGGGGGGGCTTTCGCGAGGATCTGCTGTACCGCCTGAAGACCATGGTCATCTCCCTGCCGCCGCTGCGCATCCGGCCCGAGGATATCAAACCCCTGGCCATCCATCACATGAATCGGCTGTGCGAACGCTACCGCATCCACACCAAGGGGTTTTCCGAGGAATTTTTTGCGGCCCTGGCGACCCATGCCTGGCCTGGAAACGTGCGGGAGCTTTTCAACACCCTTGAGCGCGTACTGTTGCAGCACAGGGACCAGCCCGTGCTGTATCCCATGCATCTCCCCGACGATATCCGCATCCGGGCCATCCGCGCCGGCGCCGGGGGACGGCCGGGTGCGGCCACCCCCTCTGGTCAGGAGACGGGCGGGGCGGGCTGGGGCGATCCTGCCCAGGCTCGGGGCGGCGAAATGTCCGGCGAGGGCCTGAACGACCGTCAAGGTGAAGCCCCGGGAGATTCCCTTGCGTGGCAAAGCCGCGAAGGGGGGGATGCCGGTGGCCTGTCCGCGCCCATCAGCGCCTGGAAAAAATATCGCCGCATGGCCCTGGATGAGGCGGAACACCGGTATCTGCGGGAGCTTATGGCCGCTTCGGGGGGCAATGTGACCCGGGCCTCGGCCCTGTCGGGCCTTTCGCCCTCGCGGTTGTACGATCTTTTACGTAAATATGGTCTGGC